In Nicotiana tabacum cultivar K326 chromosome 21, ASM71507v2, whole genome shotgun sequence, one DNA window encodes the following:
- the LOC142175076 gene encoding uncharacterized protein LOC142175076, translating into MHDFIMAEDSELWDIIWDDSYVPTKVLKELLFLMPKTRKEYTNADKKVVEKNFCAKKNLVCGIRPDEYNRISDCGTAKKIWEALQTAHEGTTQVKQYKIDMLTTEYELFGMTDDNLFKICTQDSLSS; encoded by the coding sequence atgcatgattttatcatggctgaggatTCTGAGTTATGGGATATCATATGGGACGACTCTTACGTCCCAACAAAGGTACTTAAAGAACTTCTATTCTTAATGCCAAAAACCAGAAAAGAATACACCAACGCAGACAAGAAAGTTGTGGAGAAGAATTTTTGTGCCAAGAAGAATTTGGTATGTGGAATAAGACCTGATGAATATAATAGAATCTCTGATTGTGGCACTGCTAAGAAGATATGGGAGGCTTTGCAAACAGCTCATGAGGGAACCACCCAAGTAAAACAATATAAGATCGATATGCTCACTACCGAGTATGAACTCTTCGGGATGACGGACGATAATTtattcaagatatgcacacaagattcacttTCATCGtaa